ACGGCTGCCCGACCCGAACTGTGCGCCATGCACTGCTAGCTCGTTCCCACTGTGCACTTCATCCACTGACGACGGGTTGACCAGGGCTTACGGTGTCCGCCAACCGCCCCTCCGAGCCAACCCGAGGAGCTCGCCATGGCTTCGTCCGTCGGGGTCGACGACTACGCGCTGACCAGAGTGCCCGACCACGCCCGCTACTCCTGGTGGTCGGTGGCCGTGCAGCGGTTCGGTCAGGTCTCGGCGCTGAGCCAGTTCCTGCTAGGCGCCACGCTCGGCTTCGGCATGAGCTTCTGGGACGCCTTCCTCGCGCTGACCCTCGGCGCCGTGATCCTGGAAGTCGTGGCGATCTTCGTCGGGATCATGGGCGCTCGCGAGGGCCTGTCCACCTCGATGCTGGCGCGCTGGACGGGCTTCGGCCGCGCCGGTTCGGCGCTGATCGGGCTGGCCATCGCGATCAGCCTGATCGGCTGGTTCGGCATCCAGTCCGCGGTGTCGGCCAAGGGACTGGTCTCGCTGGTCGGTGGCCTGCCCGAGTGGGGCTGGGCGCTGGTGTTCGGCCTGCTGGTCACCGCGATCGTGCTGCGCGGGTTCCGCTCGATGGCCTGGGTCGCCTACGTGTCGGTGCCCGCCTTCCTGGTGCTCGTCGGCTGGTCGATCGGGGTGGAGCTCACGCAGCACGACCTCGGCGCGCTGATGGCCTCCGCCCCGCCCGGCCCGCAGCTGTCGCTGCTGGAGGGGACCACGCTGGTCGCGGGCGGGTTCATCACCGGCGCGGTGATCACGCCCGACATGACCCGCTTCAACCGCACCGTCGGCGACGTGGTCAAGCAGACGCTGGTCGGCATCACCCTCGGCGAGTACGTGATCGGCCTGGCCGGGGTGCTGCTCGCGCACGCCGTGCGCTCCGCCGACATCACCACGATCGTCACCTCGTCGGTCGGCTGGGTCGGCATCCTGGTCATCGTCGCGGGCACCCTGAAGATCAACGACTGGAACCTGTACTCCTCCGGGCTGGGCCTGGTGAACTTCGTCGGCACGGTGTTCGGCAAGAAGCTCAACCGCGGCATCGCGACGGCGGTGTTCGGCCTCATCGGCAGCGTGCTGGCCGCGGTCGGCATCCTCGACCAGTTCACCGGTTTCCTGACCGTGCTCGGGGTGGCGTTCCCGCCGATCGGCGGGATCATGGTCGCCGAGTACTTCATCGTGCGCCGCTGGCGCGGGGAGCTCGAAGCATCGCGGGCGCGCGGCGAGATCCCCGCTTCCTCCCCGAACTGGGTGCCCGCGACGCTGGTCGTCTGGCTGGTCGCCGCGCTGGTCGGCGGACTCGTGGAGTTCGGCCTGCCGAGCATCAACTCGCTGGTCCTCGCGTTCGTGCTCTACGTCGTCGCCGGGAAGCTCGGCCTCGTCCGCGGCGTCGGCAGGACAAGCACAACATCTGCCCTCGCGACGACGAAGACCAGCACATGACCACCCGTGCGGAAGACGAATCTCCAGGAACACGGCCAAGATCTTCCACCCTGATCGCGAACCGCAGCCGCGAAGCACACCTGGCACCGCAAGGGAGCCACCGCACGCGCCGCAGGCGCATAGCCCACCCGAGCAACCGGCACCGCCGCGGGTTCTCAGACTGCACCCACCCGAACTGGGCTCTTGGCGAGGCCAGTCCCGTTCGCCGTGTATTGGTCATACATAAGAACGGGATCCCGCAGCTAGACGGCGTCTGAGGTTCCGCCACCGGCACCGCTAAGCAAAACGAGCATGGAAAACCGACGAAGGAGTTCCGACTTGCGCATCGGCATTGACGTCGGCGGCACCAACACCGACGCCGTCCTGCTGGACGGCACCGAGGTGCTCGCCGCCGTGAAGATGAGCACCACCACCGATGTCACCTCCGGGATCGTCGCGGCCATCGACGGTCTCCAGCGGCAGCACGCGTTCGACCCCGCTGGGGTGCGCGCGGTGATGATCGGCACCACGCACTTCATCAACGCCCTCATCGAGGCCCGCAGGCTCGCCCCCACCGCCGCGGTGCGGCTCAGCCTGCCCGCCGGTGCGTCGCTGCCGCCGATGGTGGACTGGCCGCAGCGACTGGTCGAGGCCGTGTCCGGGCGCAGCTACCTGTGCCACGGCGGGCACGAGTTCGACGGACGGCACATCGCCGAGCTGGACGAGGCCGAGCTGCGCAAGGCCATCGACGACATGGGCCGCAACGGGGTGCGCAGCGTCGCGATCACCTCGGTTTTCTCCCCGGTCAACCACGACTTCGAGCAGCGCGCCGCGGAGCTGATCGCCGCCGAGCTGCCGGACGTGGCGATCTCGCTGTCCCACGAGATCGGCCGGATCGGCCTGCTGGAGCGGGAGAACGCCACGGTCATCAACGCCGCGCTGCGGGAGCTGGCGGCCAACATCGTGGACGGCCTGGCCACCTCGGTGGCCGGTGCGGGCATCACCGCGCCGCTGTACCTGAGCCAGAACGACGGCACCCTGATGGACGTCGACTTCGCCCGCCGCTACCCGGTGGCGACGTTCGCCTCCGGCCCGACCAACTCGATGCGCGGGGCGGCCGTGCTGTCCGGCCTGGACACCTGCGCGGTGATCGACGTCGGCGGCACCACCAGCGATGTGGGCGTGCTCAACCAGGGCTTCCCGCGCGAAGCGACCACCGCGGTCAGCGTCGCCGGGATCCGCACCAACTTCCGGATGCCGGACGTGCTGTCGATCGGCATCGGCGGCGGCAGCCTGGTGCGCGACGGGGCCGTCGGCCCGGAGTCGGTGGGCTACCAGCTGACCTCGAAGGCCCTGGTGTTCGGCGGCGACACGCTGACCGCCACGGACATCGCGGTGGCCGCCGGGCGCGCCGAGATCGGCGATCCCGAGCTGGTCAAGCACCTCGACAAGGACCTGGTCCGGGCCGCGCTGGAGCGCATCGCCGCGGACAACGCCGACGCCGTCGAGCGGATGCGGACCTCCGCCGAGCCGCTGCCGGTGGTCGCCGTCGGCGGCGGTTCGGTGCTGCTGCCGGACGAGCTGGGCGAGGCGGGCGAGGTGCACCGGCCGGAGAACTACGCGGTGGCCAACGCCATCGGGGCGGCGATCGCGCAGATCGGCGGCGAGGTGGACCGGGTGTACGCGATCGAGCCGGGCCGCCGCGATTCGGTGGTCGACGAGGCCAAGCAGGAAGCGGTCGACCGGGCGGTGGCCGCGGGCGCGAGCCCGTCCACCGTGGACATCGTGGACTTCGACGAGGTGCCCATCCCGTACCTGCCGGGCAACGCGACCCGGATCCGGGTGAAGGCCGTCGGCGACCT
This portion of the Saccharopolyspora antimicrobica genome encodes:
- a CDS encoding hydantoinase/oxoprolinase N-terminal domain-containing protein is translated as MRIGIDVGGTNTDAVLLDGTEVLAAVKMSTTTDVTSGIVAAIDGLQRQHAFDPAGVRAVMIGTTHFINALIEARRLAPTAAVRLSLPAGASLPPMVDWPQRLVEAVSGRSYLCHGGHEFDGRHIAELDEAELRKAIDDMGRNGVRSVAITSVFSPVNHDFEQRAAELIAAELPDVAISLSHEIGRIGLLERENATVINAALRELAANIVDGLATSVAGAGITAPLYLSQNDGTLMDVDFARRYPVATFASGPTNSMRGAAVLSGLDTCAVIDVGGTTSDVGVLNQGFPREATTAVSVAGIRTNFRMPDVLSIGIGGGSLVRDGAVGPESVGYQLTSKALVFGGDTLTATDIAVAAGRAEIGDPELVKHLDKDLVRAALERIAADNADAVERMRTSAEPLPVVAVGGGSVLLPDELGEAGEVHRPENYAVANAIGAAIAQIGGEVDRVYAIEPGRRDSVVDEAKQEAVDRAVAAGASPSTVDIVDFDEVPIPYLPGNATRIRVKAVGDLQLEA
- a CDS encoding purine-cytosine permease family protein — protein: MASSVGVDDYALTRVPDHARYSWWSVAVQRFGQVSALSQFLLGATLGFGMSFWDAFLALTLGAVILEVVAIFVGIMGAREGLSTSMLARWTGFGRAGSALIGLAIAISLIGWFGIQSAVSAKGLVSLVGGLPEWGWALVFGLLVTAIVLRGFRSMAWVAYVSVPAFLVLVGWSIGVELTQHDLGALMASAPPGPQLSLLEGTTLVAGGFITGAVITPDMTRFNRTVGDVVKQTLVGITLGEYVIGLAGVLLAHAVRSADITTIVTSSVGWVGILVIVAGTLKINDWNLYSSGLGLVNFVGTVFGKKLNRGIATAVFGLIGSVLAAVGILDQFTGFLTVLGVAFPPIGGIMVAEYFIVRRWRGELEASRARGEIPASSPNWVPATLVVWLVAALVGGLVEFGLPSINSLVLAFVLYVVAGKLGLVRGVGRTSTTSALATTKTST